A genomic segment from Aquibium oceanicum encodes:
- a CDS encoding disulfide bond formation protein B, translated as MNATDRNRTETASGLARPSSDGNSLWSLLFAAWFVALVASLGALFIGEVMGQTPCVLCWYQRAFMFPLAIVLAVGAFRVDRGTWLYGLPLAVIGGGIALYHSLLFGGVITEALEPCGQGPSCTDAAMTIFGSIPLPFLSFAAFAGIVLLLFLTTRIRKP; from the coding sequence ATGAACGCGACTGACCGTAACCGTACGGAAACAGCGTCTGGTCTTGCCCGCCCTTCGAGCGACGGGAATTCGCTATGGTCTCTGCTGTTCGCGGCTTGGTTCGTAGCGCTTGTCGCCTCGCTCGGCGCCCTCTTCATCGGAGAGGTGATGGGGCAGACCCCCTGCGTGTTGTGCTGGTACCAGCGCGCCTTCATGTTTCCCCTCGCCATCGTGCTCGCCGTCGGCGCCTTCCGTGTGGACAGAGGGACATGGCTCTATGGACTGCCGCTCGCCGTGATCGGTGGCGGTATCGCCCTCTATCATTCGCTTCTCTTTGGCGGTGTGATCACCGAGGCGCTGGAGCCCTGTGGGCAGGGACCCTCCTGCACTGACGCAGCGATGACAATCTTCGGCAGCATTCCTCTGCCCTTTCTGTCCTTCGCAGCCTTTGCAGGGATCGTCCTTCTTCTCTTTCTGACGACGCGGATCAGGAAGCCATGA
- a CDS encoding DsbA family protein, translating into MNRRAVIIATGAGAVAIFAGGAYLYSQSSSENAPVPIAAESSQLVRPHSPILGPATAPVTIVEFFDPSCEACRAFYPTVKQIMATYPEEVRVIIRYTPFHPASEEAIRILEAARRQDKFQRVMEWLLQNQDQWGADGNPQATRAWELAAEVGLDLTKARQDAVTEQVNAVIAQDVADVQAVGIRGTPTFFVNGKPLASFGRQQLEALVKSEVEATR; encoded by the coding sequence ATGAACAGACGAGCCGTCATAATCGCCACTGGAGCAGGCGCCGTCGCCATCTTTGCCGGTGGGGCATATCTTTACTCGCAGTCATCCAGTGAAAATGCCCCCGTCCCGATTGCGGCCGAAAGCAGCCAGCTGGTCCGCCCCCATTCGCCGATCCTCGGCCCGGCCACGGCTCCGGTGACGATCGTGGAATTCTTCGACCCGTCCTGCGAGGCTTGCCGCGCCTTCTACCCGACGGTGAAGCAGATTATGGCCACCTATCCGGAGGAGGTTCGCGTCATCATCCGCTACACTCCTTTCCACCCAGCGTCCGAGGAGGCGATACGGATTCTCGAGGCTGCGCGTAGGCAGGACAAGTTCCAGCGGGTCATGGAGTGGCTTCTGCAAAACCAGGACCAGTGGGGCGCAGATGGCAATCCCCAGGCGACCCGCGCATGGGAACTTGCGGCGGAGGTCGGTCTCGACCTCACCAAAGCCCGGCAGGATGCCGTCACCGAACAGGTGAATGCGGTGATCGCCCAGGACGTGGCGGATGTCCAGGCCGTCGGCATCCGGGGAACGCCGACCTTCTTCGTCAACGGAAAGCCGCTAGCGTCGTTCGGACGGCAGCAACTGGAAGCGCTCGTCAAGAGCGAAGTGGAAGCTACGAGATAG
- the lnt gene encoding apolipoprotein N-acyltransferase, whose amino-acid sequence MAPYFVFPVAYLGLAAFAFLTRHSPSVLAAFVTGWAFGLGQFIVGLSWITESFAVEAERFGMLAWPAVAALSALLALFPAFAAMAARYLGGSGPGTLIALPATWSIAEMARSAILTGFPWNLIGYAWGFSDEALQAISVMGIYGLGLLTVLLAILPLLITEKYKLGRRSAALVLILVPAIAFATLWTGGTMRLAAAEFGDNGQRVRIVQPNIPQNQKWEAGQANAILDKLLALSTSGESDRPRYVVWPETAYPVLFEAGRNIHPALTASVPTGGLLLFGAVREAPARRADDPALLNSVLALDEKGRVVADYDKRRLVPFGEFTPFKRVLGAMKMTVGDIDYIPGESSAPIQLVGLPAARALICYEAIFPRSGDDRAGWILNITNDAWFGMSAGPHQHFLAARARAIEAGLPLIRAANSGVSAIVDSYGRVKEMLPLNVSGVIDGPLPAPAPTETLFRRAGNIPVVVSITLLIAAGAITRRRFTANRRSCCGP is encoded by the coding sequence TTGGCACCCTATTTCGTCTTTCCTGTCGCGTATTTGGGCCTTGCCGCTTTCGCCTTTCTGACACGTCATAGCCCAAGCGTCTTGGCTGCATTCGTTACCGGATGGGCCTTCGGCTTGGGTCAATTCATCGTTGGCCTGAGCTGGATAACCGAGAGCTTTGCGGTCGAAGCCGAGAGATTTGGAATGCTTGCCTGGCCCGCGGTGGCTGCTCTTTCGGCATTGCTGGCTCTGTTCCCTGCGTTCGCGGCGATGGCTGCTCGCTATCTCGGCGGATCGGGACCGGGTACACTCATTGCCCTCCCTGCCACGTGGTCCATCGCGGAGATGGCCCGCAGCGCCATACTGACGGGATTTCCCTGGAACCTCATTGGATATGCTTGGGGGTTCAGCGATGAAGCTCTTCAGGCCATTTCGGTCATGGGGATCTATGGCCTCGGGCTTTTGACAGTTCTCTTGGCGATTTTGCCACTCCTGATCACCGAGAAGTACAAGTTGGGCCGTCGGTCCGCCGCACTTGTTCTGATCCTGGTGCCAGCGATCGCTTTCGCCACTCTATGGACTGGCGGTACGATGCGCCTGGCCGCGGCCGAGTTCGGGGATAATGGACAGCGCGTGCGGATCGTCCAGCCGAACATCCCGCAAAACCAGAAATGGGAGGCCGGCCAAGCGAACGCAATCCTCGACAAACTTCTAGCGCTAAGCACGTCCGGTGAAAGCGATCGGCCACGCTACGTAGTCTGGCCCGAGACGGCTTATCCCGTCTTGTTTGAAGCTGGTCGCAACATCCATCCGGCCCTCACCGCCAGCGTTCCGACGGGGGGCCTGCTTCTCTTCGGGGCTGTCAGGGAAGCGCCTGCTCGTCGCGCTGATGACCCTGCCCTACTGAACAGCGTACTTGCACTCGATGAGAAGGGACGCGTCGTCGCGGACTACGACAAGAGGCGATTGGTGCCCTTTGGAGAGTTCACCCCTTTCAAGAGGGTTCTCGGCGCCATGAAGATGACTGTCGGCGATATCGACTACATTCCGGGTGAGAGCAGCGCACCGATCCAGCTTGTCGGATTGCCCGCCGCGAGGGCCTTGATCTGCTATGAGGCAATTTTTCCTCGTTCGGGCGACGACCGAGCAGGATGGATTCTAAATATCACGAATGACGCGTGGTTCGGCATGTCCGCGGGACCCCACCAGCATTTTCTTGCCGCGCGCGCGAGAGCGATCGAGGCGGGTCTGCCGCTCATCCGGGCGGCCAACAGCGGTGTCAGCGCGATCGTCGACAGCTATGGTCGGGTGAAGGAGATGCTTCCCCTGAACGTCAGCGGGGTCATCGATGGGCCATTGCCCGCACCCGCGCCAACTGAGACATTGTTCCGCCGGGCCGGAAACATTCCGGTCGTGGTGTCCATAACGCTGCTCATTGCCGCTGGCGCGATCACCCGACGACGATTCACGGCAAACCGCAGGAGTTGCTGTGGCCCCTAG
- a CDS encoding TlpA disulfide reductase family protein has protein sequence MPSLDRLQSLKGGTDFEVVALSIDKGGAEQVRPFFDEIGIKRLEMFLDKPGVSMQALKIVGLPTTLLIGKDGRELARWAGPKEWDESETIEEIEALLTRADRD, from the coding sequence ATGCCGTCTCTCGACCGGCTTCAATCCCTCAAGGGAGGAACCGATTTCGAGGTCGTTGCCCTGTCGATCGACAAGGGCGGCGCGGAACAGGTGCGACCGTTCTTCGACGAAATCGGAATCAAGCGCCTAGAGATGTTTCTGGACAAGCCAGGCGTCTCCATGCAAGCGCTCAAGATCGTTGGGCTGCCGACGACCCTTCTGATTGGCAAAGACGGACGTGAACTCGCGCGCTGGGCCGGTCCCAAGGAATGGGATGAATCTGAAACAATCGAGGAGATCGAAGCGCTGCTTACGCGGGCCGACAGGGATTGA
- a CDS encoding heavy metal translocating P-type ATPase: MTSKLRLDIPVLLPEVDDIADACVARLTSDLEARQGVEKVHVLAAEGENPARLCLHFDPKVLPLTRIRQIAQSAGAQITARFGHLTWKVSGVGHERRARTVAEKLRSLPGVIEAEANAAGIVHIEFDRQAVSEDAIAASLRDLGVKRKSDVLHDAKTAHDDHAGHDHDAGEKHSENEGHDHAHGEFLGPNTELIFALASGALLGIGYAVEKLVAGAPEWLPTACYIAAYFFGGFFTLREAIDNLRLKRFEIDTLMLVAAAGAAALGAFAEGALLLFLFSLGHALEHYAMGRAKRAIEALAELAPSVATVRRDSETKEIPVEELAVGDIVIVRPNERLPADGFLVKGNSSINQAPVTGESIPVDKRPVADAAAARARPDSVDGASRAFAGTINGSGAIEIEVTRRSTETALAKVVKMVSEAEAQKSPTQRFTERFEKIFVPAVLALAVILLFAWVVIDEPFRDSFYRAMAVLVAASPCALAIATPSAVLSGVARAARGGVLVKGGGPLENLGSLTAIAFDKTGTLTEGKPRITDIVTAEGVDEKELLAVAVAVETLSDHPLAEAIARDGKEKLGGKAVAAASDLKSLTGKGVTATLDGQTVWIGKAEMFGSEGIPALGTAMIEAITKLRDGGRTTMVVRQGDRDLGAIGLMDTPRAAARASLKALHDIGIKRMIMLSGDNQKVADAIAKDVGLDEAWGDLMPEDKVESVKKLRAEGKVAMVGDGVNDAPAMASATVGIAMGAAGSDVALETADVALMADDLAHLPFAVGLSRQTRSIILQNVFVSLGVVAILIPSTMFGLGIGPAVAMHEGSTLLVVFNALRLLAYRDPSPKGSSSTV, encoded by the coding sequence ATGACGAGCAAGCTACGCCTGGACATCCCGGTCTTGTTGCCCGAGGTTGACGACATCGCAGATGCTTGCGTCGCGCGTTTGACTTCCGACCTCGAGGCGCGACAGGGCGTTGAAAAGGTCCATGTGCTGGCGGCAGAAGGTGAGAACCCTGCTCGGCTGTGCCTGCATTTCGACCCGAAAGTCCTGCCGCTAACCAGGATTCGGCAGATCGCGCAATCGGCTGGCGCGCAAATCACCGCTCGCTTCGGACATCTGACGTGGAAAGTCTCCGGCGTCGGCCACGAACGCCGGGCCCGCACGGTCGCAGAGAAGCTAAGGTCGTTGCCCGGGGTGATCGAGGCCGAGGCAAATGCCGCCGGGATTGTCCATATCGAGTTTGATCGCCAGGCCGTGTCGGAAGACGCAATCGCCGCCTCGCTACGCGATCTTGGCGTCAAGCGGAAATCGGACGTGCTGCACGATGCAAAGACTGCGCATGACGATCATGCTGGTCACGATCACGATGCTGGCGAGAAGCATTCGGAAAACGAGGGGCACGATCACGCGCATGGTGAATTCCTTGGTCCGAACACAGAGCTGATATTCGCGCTCGCGAGCGGCGCATTGCTTGGCATCGGCTACGCGGTCGAGAAGCTCGTTGCCGGCGCACCGGAATGGCTGCCGACCGCTTGCTATATCGCCGCCTACTTCTTCGGCGGTTTCTTCACATTGCGGGAAGCGATCGACAATCTGCGCCTCAAGCGGTTCGAGATCGATACGTTGATGTTGGTCGCCGCGGCTGGCGCAGCGGCCCTTGGCGCCTTTGCGGAAGGCGCGCTGCTGCTGTTCCTGTTCAGCCTCGGCCATGCACTCGAACACTACGCTATGGGCCGCGCCAAGCGTGCGATCGAGGCTCTCGCCGAGCTTGCACCATCGGTTGCAACCGTGAGGCGGGACAGCGAAACGAAGGAAATCCCGGTCGAGGAGCTTGCGGTCGGCGATATCGTCATTGTGCGTCCGAACGAACGGCTGCCGGCCGATGGATTCCTGGTCAAGGGCAACTCCAGCATAAACCAGGCGCCTGTCACGGGAGAGAGCATTCCCGTTGACAAGCGTCCTGTTGCCGATGCGGCCGCCGCGAGGGCACGACCGGATTCCGTGGATGGCGCGTCGCGTGCTTTCGCCGGAACGATCAACGGCTCTGGCGCGATCGAGATCGAGGTGACGCGCCGCTCGACCGAGACCGCGCTCGCCAAGGTGGTCAAGATGGTCAGCGAGGCGGAGGCGCAGAAGTCGCCGACGCAGCGCTTCACCGAGCGTTTCGAGAAGATCTTCGTGCCTGCGGTGCTGGCGCTCGCCGTTATCCTTCTGTTCGCCTGGGTGGTGATCGATGAGCCGTTCCGGGACAGCTTCTACCGTGCCATGGCCGTCCTGGTCGCAGCCAGTCCCTGTGCGCTCGCCATCGCCACGCCGAGTGCCGTCCTATCGGGCGTCGCCCGCGCCGCGCGGGGCGGCGTTCTGGTCAAAGGCGGCGGACCTCTCGAAAACCTCGGCTCGCTGACAGCAATCGCCTTCGACAAGACCGGAACGCTGACCGAAGGCAAGCCGCGCATCACCGACATCGTTACCGCCGAAGGCGTGGACGAGAAGGAACTGCTGGCGGTCGCTGTAGCGGTGGAAACCCTCAGCGACCATCCACTGGCCGAGGCGATCGCACGCGACGGCAAGGAGAAGCTGGGCGGCAAGGCCGTCGCCGCGGCCTCGGATCTTAAGAGCCTAACCGGCAAGGGCGTCACCGCGACGCTCGACGGCCAGACGGTATGGATCGGCAAGGCCGAGATGTTCGGAAGCGAGGGCATCCCGGCTCTGGGCACTGCCATGATCGAGGCGATCACGAAGCTCAGGGACGGCGGCCGCACGACGATGGTCGTCCGCCAGGGCGACCGCGATCTCGGTGCGATCGGTTTGATGGATACGCCGCGCGCAGCAGCTCGCGCATCACTGAAGGCGCTGCACGACATCGGCATCAAGCGCATGATCATGCTGTCAGGCGACAACCAGAAGGTCGCCGACGCGATTGCGAAAGACGTCGGACTGGACGAAGCCTGGGGCGACCTGATGCCCGAGGACAAGGTCGAGTCCGTCAAGAAGCTGCGGGCGGAAGGCAAGGTCGCGATGGTCGGCGACGGCGTCAACGATGCCCCGGCCATGGCGAGCGCTACTGTCGGTATCGCCATGGGCGCGGCCGGCTCCGACGTCGCGCTGGAGACCGCCGACGTCGCCCTGATGGCCGACGATCTCGCCCACCTGCCCTTCGCCGTCGGACTGAGTCGCCAGACACGCTCGATCATCCTCCAGAACGTGTTCGTCAGTCTCGGGGTCGTCGCCATCCTGATCCCCTCGACGATGTTTGGACTGGGAATTGGCCCGGCGGTCGCCATGCACGAAGGCTCGACGCTGCTTGTCGTCTTCAACGCGCTCCGGCTGTTGGCCTATCGCGACCCGAGCCCAAAGGGGAGCTCCAGCACGGTTTGA
- the lspA gene encoding signal peptidase II: protein MKRSANSTRVLLGLACVALAFSIDQLSKFVIVEIVMQPPRDIYITGFLNIVLSYNTGISFGILSGYFSDSPTSLSFLTSVVVGFLFVWMLYAKTNGHTMALGLITGGAIGNIYDRMRQGAVTDFIDLHLGAWHWPTFNTADIAIVVGAAILIADSFHSAPRQPAG, encoded by the coding sequence GTGAAGCGATCCGCAAATTCAACTCGAGTTCTCCTCGGTCTAGCTTGTGTGGCTTTGGCGTTCTCGATCGATCAACTGTCCAAATTTGTAATTGTCGAGATTGTCATGCAGCCGCCAAGAGACATTTATATAACTGGGTTTCTCAATATTGTGCTTTCTTACAATACCGGGATTAGCTTCGGAATCCTGTCAGGTTACTTTTCCGACTCTCCTACTTCGCTGTCATTCCTGACATCGGTCGTGGTCGGATTTCTGTTTGTTTGGATGCTTTATGCAAAGACGAACGGCCATACCATGGCGCTGGGACTGATAACGGGAGGTGCGATCGGGAATATTTACGACCGAATGCGACAAGGCGCGGTAACTGATTTCATCGACCTTCATTTAGGTGCCTGGCATTGGCCGACATTCAATACTGCTGATATCGCGATTGTCGTTGGAGCGGCAATTTTGATTGCAGATTCTTTCCACTCCGCACCGAGGCAACCTGCAGGATGA
- a CDS encoding cytochrome c biogenesis CcdA family protein has protein sequence MALEIANIGIVAALLAGMISFLSPCVLPLVPGYVSYIAGSTDQAVARRRVHTAFLSGCFVLGFSTVFILLGASATAISGLLLSYRYEANIAGGLIIVLFGIFTTGMVKMPWLERDLRYHGTIEGGQPLGAYVLGLAFGFGWTPCIGPILGAILTVSATVDGALSGVALLSIYSLGLGVPFLLTALFADALTTRLRNVRRLGKFLHVGAGVVMILMGIAMITGRMSVFAFWLLEKFPVFGRIG, from the coding sequence ATGGCATTGGAAATCGCCAACATTGGAATTGTGGCTGCGCTGCTGGCAGGAATGATCTCATTCCTGTCGCCCTGCGTTTTGCCACTCGTTCCTGGCTATGTGTCGTACATCGCAGGAAGTACCGATCAGGCGGTCGCCCGCCGGAGGGTCCACACGGCATTCCTCAGCGGATGTTTCGTACTCGGCTTTTCGACGGTCTTCATCTTGCTTGGCGCAAGCGCAACCGCGATCAGCGGTCTGCTTCTATCCTACCGCTATGAGGCCAATATCGCTGGCGGGCTCATTATCGTTCTTTTCGGCATCTTCACGACCGGCATGGTTAAGATGCCCTGGCTCGAGCGTGATCTGCGCTATCACGGCACCATCGAAGGCGGACAGCCTCTTGGCGCCTATGTTCTCGGCCTTGCGTTCGGCTTCGGCTGGACGCCGTGCATCGGGCCCATCCTAGGAGCTATCCTGACGGTCAGCGCGACTGTAGACGGCGCGCTGAGCGGTGTGGCGCTCCTTTCCATCTATTCGCTTGGGCTCGGAGTGCCCTTTCTGCTCACCGCACTGTTCGCCGATGCGCTGACCACGAGACTCAGAAACGTTCGCAGGCTCGGCAAATTCCTGCACGTCGGCGCGGGCGTCGTCATGATCCTGATGGGCATCGCAATGATCACGGGCCGAATGTCTGTGTTCGCATTCTGGCTTCTCGAGAAATTTCCTGTGTTCGGGAGGATTGGATGA
- a CDS encoding caspase family protein: protein MGAAGLVRTSFAAPEARTYYAVLVAATAYPNLPPKSALIGPNHDAQLVREYLLGNSPVKFDAANIILLADNLDGAIGSPTLDGILSGLAQIAAWAKRGDFVYIHYSGHGSQQPALSAGDETDGLDEILLPSDTGMWTDRTKGVPNALTDNMVGQALDAIRNKGAFVWIVLDCCNSGTATRAAPVGEDLIAERKLDPSDLGIPASEIRLATAAEESREVGEGQIERQAAFAFAEDPTSAQGITRGDLVAFFAAQSIETTPEMPLPKGQPDATKFGLFTFTIFQKLAENPNVTYRQLGHAVLQQYTADGRIRPTPLFEGALDARVFGSEIVDTPMQWPLESKGTRGSIAAGLMHRLVPGSKLAILPGPLSEMSEALGYVEVVAAKNLTSMIKPVAYEDRPLVALSDIPAGAYVRVARLEIDFSMVVARPGAVAGLEKQTADANAMLDVLAADPGRRFNIRLVDPGEEADLRLAVLPENAILRASPDGSDAPALWFLPPSGDVSLKDGSKPPFVAAVDPERLRVGAGEVLAKIFRATSLSRLAAGSDYRPEQVMVEFKLKRPSENLMKPLQQATVPRVLPGDEVHILAKNLSSKLIDINILYVGSDYSITHIDAQRLVPNATIEEGLLAFTDASFGFERMIAVLTEAPPQSAIEDLSFLAQGGVPPATRAASGQPAFSDMLRDIGLAPATRSAMKLGDKNASMGAVLIFPVETVPAS, encoded by the coding sequence ATGGGCGCCGCCGGGCTTGTTCGGACGAGCTTTGCCGCGCCTGAGGCAAGAACCTATTACGCGGTGCTCGTAGCCGCGACCGCCTATCCCAACCTACCACCGAAGTCGGCCTTGATCGGCCCGAACCACGATGCGCAGCTGGTTCGCGAATATTTGTTGGGCAATTCGCCCGTGAAATTTGATGCCGCGAATATCATTCTACTGGCCGACAACCTTGATGGCGCGATCGGCAGCCCTACGCTCGATGGCATACTGTCCGGTCTCGCGCAGATCGCAGCCTGGGCCAAGCGGGGCGATTTCGTCTACATCCACTATTCCGGGCATGGCTCACAGCAGCCTGCGCTCTCAGCCGGAGACGAGACCGACGGTCTCGACGAGATCCTACTGCCTTCCGACACAGGCATGTGGACGGACAGGACGAAGGGCGTACCGAACGCACTCACCGACAACATGGTCGGCCAAGCGCTCGATGCGATACGGAACAAGGGAGCGTTTGTATGGATCGTACTTGACTGCTGCAATTCCGGAACGGCCACCCGGGCGGCCCCCGTCGGAGAGGACCTGATCGCAGAACGCAAACTCGACCCGTCCGACCTCGGTATACCGGCTTCCGAGATTCGACTTGCAACTGCAGCTGAGGAAAGCCGTGAGGTTGGCGAGGGGCAGATTGAGCGGCAGGCCGCCTTCGCCTTCGCGGAAGACCCGACGAGCGCTCAAGGTATAACGCGTGGCGATCTCGTTGCATTTTTCGCGGCCCAGTCCATCGAGACCACGCCCGAGATGCCGCTCCCGAAGGGGCAACCCGATGCCACGAAGTTCGGCCTGTTCACCTTCACAATCTTCCAGAAGCTGGCGGAAAACCCGAACGTCACCTATCGACAGCTTGGGCACGCGGTCCTTCAACAATACACCGCGGATGGAAGGATACGACCGACGCCGCTGTTCGAAGGTGCGTTGGATGCGCGGGTGTTCGGCAGCGAGATCGTCGATACCCCCATGCAGTGGCCGCTGGAATCGAAGGGGACGCGCGGTTCGATCGCGGCGGGCCTGATGCATCGCTTGGTGCCTGGATCCAAGCTCGCAATCCTTCCGGGACCGCTTTCGGAAATGTCCGAGGCCCTGGGTTACGTAGAGGTCGTTGCCGCGAAAAATCTGACCTCGATGATCAAACCGGTCGCCTATGAAGACAGGCCTCTCGTTGCGTTGTCCGACATCCCGGCCGGCGCCTATGTCCGAGTTGCAAGACTCGAGATTGACTTCAGCATGGTCGTTGCCCGCCCTGGTGCAGTTGCCGGGTTGGAAAAGCAGACAGCCGACGCGAACGCGATGTTGGACGTTCTCGCGGCTGATCCCGGAAGAAGGTTCAATATCAGGCTTGTGGATCCGGGCGAGGAAGCGGATCTGAGGCTTGCGGTGCTTCCGGAGAATGCGATTCTCCGCGCGAGTCCCGACGGGAGCGATGCACCCGCGCTCTGGTTTCTGCCACCGTCGGGCGACGTTTCCCTCAAGGACGGATCAAAGCCGCCGTTTGTTGCCGCTGTCGATCCTGAGCGCCTTCGTGTGGGTGCCGGCGAAGTGCTGGCCAAGATATTTCGTGCAACTTCGCTATCACGGCTTGCTGCTGGTTCAGACTATAGACCTGAGCAGGTCATGGTCGAATTCAAGCTGAAGCGTCCCAGCGAGAACCTGATGAAGCCACTCCAGCAAGCGACAGTGCCTCGGGTTCTGCCGGGTGACGAAGTGCATATCCTCGCCAAGAACCTGTCGAGCAAGCTGATTGATATAAATATTCTCTATGTCGGATCCGACTATTCAATCACGCACATTGACGCCCAGCGCCTCGTACCCAATGCGACGATAGAAGAAGGGTTGCTCGCCTTCACCGACGCCAGCTTTGGCTTCGAAAGGATGATCGCGGTTCTGACCGAAGCTCCACCACAGTCTGCGATAGAAGATCTCAGCTTCCTGGCCCAGGGCGGCGTGCCGCCGGCCACTCGGGCGGCCTCCGGCCAGCCAGCATTTTCCGACATGCTCCGTGACATAGGCCTTGCCCCGGCAACGCGATCGGCAATGAAGCTTGGTGACAAGAACGCGTCCATGGGAGCGGTCCTGATCTTCCCTGTCGAGACCGTACCTGCCAGCTGA
- a CDS encoding universal stress protein, giving the protein MTDFCEIVVDACPRSNLTSTLEFAREMVKVFDARISVASYVWPKTSMKDVLAPNVFWAEEQTRLMERALASSRSIVDKVFGADSEQVHWCSGIGEPTAAMQAHLLTADLLITDSSDEDESVLPNPAHVALGSGVPVLRLGRSVANARFPRILVAWKDTAQARRAVHDALPLLVRAESVSVVGVGDEVSSERLDAVATHLRSHGAKAQYSHIPNTTGDACSSLLEQAGREGSDLIVTGVFGRNSLVERVFGGVTTEMLKSTDICWFMAH; this is encoded by the coding sequence GTGACGGACTTCTGCGAAATCGTTGTCGATGCATGTCCACGGAGCAACCTAACCAGCACCCTCGAATTCGCACGCGAGATGGTCAAGGTGTTCGACGCCAGAATCTCTGTCGCTTCCTACGTATGGCCGAAAACGTCGATGAAGGACGTCTTGGCTCCGAACGTTTTCTGGGCCGAAGAGCAGACCAGATTGATGGAACGTGCGTTGGCATCCAGTCGGAGCATCGTCGACAAGGTCTTTGGCGCCGATTCTGAGCAGGTCCACTGGTGTTCGGGAATTGGCGAACCCACCGCTGCAATGCAGGCGCACCTCCTGACCGCAGACTTGCTGATCACGGATTCATCCGACGAAGACGAAAGCGTCTTGCCCAACCCGGCTCACGTCGCCCTTGGTTCCGGCGTGCCCGTGCTGCGCCTGGGACGCTCGGTTGCGAACGCTCGCTTCCCCCGCATTCTGGTCGCTTGGAAGGATACCGCGCAAGCCCGACGCGCGGTTCATGATGCCCTCCCACTGCTTGTCCGCGCCGAAAGTGTTTCCGTCGTCGGGGTCGGCGATGAGGTTTCGAGCGAACGGCTCGATGCTGTCGCGACGCACCTGCGTTCCCATGGCGCAAAAGCGCAATATTCGCACATTCCCAACACCACTGGAGACGCGTGCTCGAGCTTGCTTGAGCAGGCTGGCCGGGAGGGATCGGACCTGATTGTGACTGGCGTTTTCGGACGCAATTCACTCGTTGAACGCGTCTTTGGGGGTGTAACCACAGAAATGCTGAAGAGCACCGACATCTGCTGGTTCATGGCGCACTGA
- a CDS encoding Fur family transcriptional regulator: MQIDPIDIVKICKECGLRLTGQRRAIVEVLQQARDHPDALELHRRATKVDPRIALSTVYRTLSLLEEKGILERHIFGSGPARFERADAEHHDHFIDVESGRVVEFRSDKIEQLQQQVAQEHGFEIISHRLEIYVKPAKSGKREAPRGKRAK; encoded by the coding sequence ATGCAGATCGATCCGATTGATATCGTCAAGATCTGCAAAGAATGCGGTCTTCGGCTAACAGGCCAGCGGCGCGCGATCGTCGAGGTTCTTCAGCAAGCGAGGGACCATCCCGACGCTTTGGAACTTCATCGGCGTGCGACGAAAGTCGATCCACGGATCGCACTTTCAACGGTTTACCGAACACTCAGCCTACTTGAGGAAAAAGGAATACTTGAGAGGCACATTTTCGGCAGCGGGCCCGCTCGCTTCGAGCGCGCTGACGCAGAGCACCATGACCATTTCATCGATGTAGAGTCAGGTCGGGTGGTCGAGTTTCGATCCGATAAGATTGAGCAACTCCAGCAACAAGTTGCGCAGGAGCATGGTTTTGAAATCATCAGTCATAGGCTTGAGATCTATGTAAAGCCTGCAAAATCTGGGAAACGCGAAGCGCCTCGTGGCAAACGTGCGAAATAG